Proteins found in one Oryza glaberrima chromosome 4, OglaRS2, whole genome shotgun sequence genomic segment:
- the LOC127771601 gene encoding LOW QUALITY PROTEIN: uncharacterized protein LOC127771601 (The sequence of the model RefSeq protein was modified relative to this genomic sequence to represent the inferred CDS: inserted 2 bases in 1 codon) → MSWRWWWYERAQELERQNTRLYNEKRNLEHRVGNLVYQNISLSNEKDDLKNQLEEKRRVASMYLGKVSTLEYKVQELENQNTKLSGELVKQREDMRKAGLMFMNAADTYQQLAKKQIRTKEEELVNTRKAGLLLVNAADTYQELARKQIKAKVEDLEDARKAVLVVMNAADTYQHVAEKKIKDKVEELRVLGVQKVEMVTRAASLESGLKAALVKNQELEADCDKMKIENNKLWLEVEGLKMESIAVAHRKEAAANAFDAEKAENTXTTMDLMKGENDNIQLEVLTAAHQHSSLEAGVERLKMELDMLVEVMETCKIMESGDLNGEVKEIPAADFMKGEYDKLQLDILTAEQKHSLSEAQVDWLKDNI, encoded by the exons ATGTCATG gaggtggtggtggtacgAAAGGGCGCAAGAGTTGGAGCGCCAAAACACTAGATTGTACAATGAGAAGCGTAACCTAGAGCACAGGGTGGGGAATTTGGTGTACCAAAACATCTCACTATCCAATGAGAAGGATGATCTGAAGAATCAactggaggagaagaggagagtgGCATCTATGTACTTAGGAAAGGTTTCTACACTGGAGTACAAGGTACAGGAGTTGGAGAACCAAAACACCAAACTGTCCGGTGAGCTAGTGAAGCAACGGGAGGACATGAGGAAGGCAGGTTTGATGTTCATGAATGCTGCTGATACATACCAACAATTAGCAAAGAAGCAAATTAGGACAAAGGAAGAGGAATTAGTGAACACCAGGAAGGCAGGCCTTCTGTTAGTCAACGCTGCTGATACATACCAAGAATTAGCAAGGAAGCAAATTAAAGCAAAAGTTGAGGACCTAGAGGATGCAAGGAAGGCCGTTTTGGTGGTTATGAATGCTGCCGATACATACCAACATGTAGCGGAGAAGAAAATTAAGGATAAGGTGGAAGAATTGAGGGTCCTTGGGGTCCAAAAGGTAGAAATGGTTACGAGGGCCGCATCTCTGGAGTCTGGGCTCAAGGCAGCTCTAGTGAAGAATCAGGAATTGGAGGCTGACTGTGATAAGATGAAGATTGAAAATAATAAGCTTTGGTTGGAGGTTGAAGGGCTCAAGATGGAATCGATTGCAGTGGCCCATAGGAAAGAGGCAGCTGCAAATGCATTTGATGCTGAGAAGGCAGAAAATAC GACTACCATGGATTTGATGAAGGGTGAAAATGATAATATTCAGTTGGAGGTCTTGACAGCAGCGCATCAACATAGCTCGTTGGAAGCAGGGGTTGAGAGGCTCAAGATGGAATTAGACATGTTAGTGGAGGTAATGGAAACATGCAAAATCATGGAGTCTGGAGACCTTAATGGGGAAGTGAAGGAAATCCCAGCTGCTGATTTCATGAAGGGTGAATATGATAAGCTTCAGTTGGACATTTTAACTGCAGAACAGAAACATAGTCTATCAGAAGCACAAGTTGATTGGCTCAAGGACAATATTTAg